In Populus alba chromosome 1, ASM523922v2, whole genome shotgun sequence, a single window of DNA contains:
- the LOC118032739 gene encoding uncharacterized protein isoform X1: protein MLFCSGGGGGGCCTAAHLFKHWFQSWLRDYDSLQHLALILIYIQIGCSLIGSLGALYNGVLLINLAISLFALVAIESSSQRLGRTYAVLLFSSLLLDIAWFILFSRPIWDISSDDRGMFFVFSVKLTLAMQIIGFIVRLSSSLLWIQIYRLGVPYIDSLAPQEADFDLRSSFLSPTTPAAVARQCSDSDVVLGGSIYDPAYFSSLFEDGQDNKCLRGDQNYGICDNGSTSSAEASQVKEEGATGKPQTV, encoded by the exons ATGTTGTTTTGtagcggcggcggcggcggcggatGTTGTACTGCCGCTCATCTCTTCAAACACTGGTTTCAGAGTTGGCTTCGCGATTACGACTCTCTCCAACATTTGGCCCTAATTCTCATTTACATTCAG ATTGGTTGCTCATTGATTGGATCCCTTGGAGCTTTGTACAACGGCGTCTTGCTCATTAATTTGGCTATCTCTTTGTTCGCCCTCGTTGCCATTGAGAGCAGCAGTCAGCGCCTTGGACGCACCTACGCTGTCCTccttttttcctctcttctccTCGACATTGCCTGGTTCATCCTCTTCTCTCGCCCCATCTG GGACATTTCCTCAGACGACCGTGGAATGTTCTTCGTCTTTTCAGTGAAACTCACTCTGGCAATGCAAATCATTGGTTTTATAGTGAGGTTGTCATCCTCATTGTTATGGATTCAGATCTACAGATTGGGCGTTCCTTATATAGATAGTTTGGCTCCTCAAGAAGCTGATTTCGATCTAAGAAGTAGTTTTCTCAGTCCAACAACTCCTGCTGCTGTTGCTAGACAGTGCTCGGATTCTGATGTTGTTTTAGGGGGTTCCATTTATGATCCAGCTTATTTCTCATCTCTCTTTGAAGACGGACAAGACAACAAATGTCTCCGTGGG gaTCAAAATTATGGCATTTGTGACAATGGATCTACTTCTAGTGCTGAAGCTTCTCAGGTGAAG GAGGAGGGTGCAACAGGCAAGCCTCAAACTGTTTGA
- the LOC118032739 gene encoding uncharacterized protein isoform X2 produces MLFCSGGGGGGCCTAAHLFKHWFQSWLRDYDSLQHLALILIYIQIGCSLIGSLGALYNGVLLINLAISLFALVAIESSSQRLGRTYAVLLFSSLLLDIAWFILFSRPIWDISSDDRGMFFVFSVKLTLAMQIIGFIVRLSSSLLWIQIYRLGVPYIDSLAPQEADFDLRSSFLSPTTPAAVARQCSDSDVVLGGSIYDPAYFSSLFEDGQDNKCLRGDQNYGICDNGSTSSAEASQEEGATGKPQTV; encoded by the exons ATGTTGTTTTGtagcggcggcggcggcggcggatGTTGTACTGCCGCTCATCTCTTCAAACACTGGTTTCAGAGTTGGCTTCGCGATTACGACTCTCTCCAACATTTGGCCCTAATTCTCATTTACATTCAG ATTGGTTGCTCATTGATTGGATCCCTTGGAGCTTTGTACAACGGCGTCTTGCTCATTAATTTGGCTATCTCTTTGTTCGCCCTCGTTGCCATTGAGAGCAGCAGTCAGCGCCTTGGACGCACCTACGCTGTCCTccttttttcctctcttctccTCGACATTGCCTGGTTCATCCTCTTCTCTCGCCCCATCTG GGACATTTCCTCAGACGACCGTGGAATGTTCTTCGTCTTTTCAGTGAAACTCACTCTGGCAATGCAAATCATTGGTTTTATAGTGAGGTTGTCATCCTCATTGTTATGGATTCAGATCTACAGATTGGGCGTTCCTTATATAGATAGTTTGGCTCCTCAAGAAGCTGATTTCGATCTAAGAAGTAGTTTTCTCAGTCCAACAACTCCTGCTGCTGTTGCTAGACAGTGCTCGGATTCTGATGTTGTTTTAGGGGGTTCCATTTATGATCCAGCTTATTTCTCATCTCTCTTTGAAGACGGACAAGACAACAAATGTCTCCGTGGG gaTCAAAATTATGGCATTTGTGACAATGGATCTACTTCTAGTGCTGAAGCTTCTCAG GAGGAGGGTGCAACAGGCAAGCCTCAAACTGTTTGA
- the LOC118032739 gene encoding uncharacterized protein isoform X3, producing the protein MLFCSGGGGGGCCTAAHLFKHWFQSWLRDYDSLQHLALILIYIQIGCSLIGSLGALYNGVLLINLAISLFALVAIESSSQRLGRTYAVLLFSSLLLDIAWFILFSRPIWDISSDDRGMFFVFSVKLTLAMQIIGFIVRLSSSLLWIQIYRLGVPYIDSLAPQEADFDLRSSFLSPTTPAAVARQCSDSDVVLGGSIYDPAYFSSLFEDGQDNKCLRGWKGGNCWRNKAGRKWWLF; encoded by the exons ATGTTGTTTTGtagcggcggcggcggcggcggatGTTGTACTGCCGCTCATCTCTTCAAACACTGGTTTCAGAGTTGGCTTCGCGATTACGACTCTCTCCAACATTTGGCCCTAATTCTCATTTACATTCAG ATTGGTTGCTCATTGATTGGATCCCTTGGAGCTTTGTACAACGGCGTCTTGCTCATTAATTTGGCTATCTCTTTGTTCGCCCTCGTTGCCATTGAGAGCAGCAGTCAGCGCCTTGGACGCACCTACGCTGTCCTccttttttcctctcttctccTCGACATTGCCTGGTTCATCCTCTTCTCTCGCCCCATCTG GGACATTTCCTCAGACGACCGTGGAATGTTCTTCGTCTTTTCAGTGAAACTCACTCTGGCAATGCAAATCATTGGTTTTATAGTGAGGTTGTCATCCTCATTGTTATGGATTCAGATCTACAGATTGGGCGTTCCTTATATAGATAGTTTGGCTCCTCAAGAAGCTGATTTCGATCTAAGAAGTAGTTTTCTCAGTCCAACAACTCCTGCTGCTGTTGCTAGACAGTGCTCGGATTCTGATGTTGTTTTAGGGGGTTCCATTTATGATCCAGCTTATTTCTCATCTCTCTTTGAAGACGGACAAGACAACAAATGTCTCCGTGGG TGGAAGGGAGGAAATTGCTGGAGGAATAAGGCAGGAAGGAAATGGTGGCTCTTTTAA
- the LOC118032742 gene encoding RGS1-HXK1-interacting protein 1 has product MGEEGDNSNNSSSSSSSWEVMEDLQRTVKESKDSAIRSALSFQQSSSSHLRSFQDHVPEAISKFNSYENTFFSKVKEELLTAKDHPAAAIGLTLAAGLFLMRGPRRFLFRNTLGRFQSEEAQFLRAEKNVKEFSFSVDLMKKESRKLLERASLAEKEMKNGHTELLDTGIQIQRLAKSVYKVETKTADLMDGLREIPGRDALKLRAEVASMTSLLKQQRAALDKRIMKISELGIPV; this is encoded by the exons aTGGGTGAGGAAGgagataatagtaataatagtagcagcagcagcagcagctgggAAGTAATGGAGGATCTGCAGCGAACTGTCAAGGAATCTAAGGATTCTGCAATTCGCTCCGCTCTTTCCTTCCAACAATCCTCTTCTTCCCATCTTCGCTCCTTTCAG GACCATGTACCAGAAGCCATTTCAAAGTTCAACTCTTACGAAAATACTTTCTTCTCCAAAGTTAAAG AGGAGTTGCTCACTGCCAAGGACCACCCAGCTGCTGCCATTGGACTTACTCTCGCTGCCGGGCTCTTCCTCATGCGAG GGCCAAGAAGGTTTTTGTTTCGGAATACATTGGGTCGGTTTCAAAGTGAGGAG GCACAATTTCTAAGAGCAGAGAAGAATGTAAAAGAATTCAGCTTTTCTGTTGATTTAATGAAGAAGGAAAGCAGAAAACTGCTTGAAAGGGCATCTCTTgctgaaaaagaaatgaaaaatggcCACACTGAGCTCCT GGATACTGGGATTCAAATTCAGCGTCTTGCTAAATCAGTTTACAAGGTTGAAACCAAAACTGCAG ATTTGATGGATGGACTTCGAGAAATTCCTGGCAGGGATGCTTTGAAACTTCGAGCTGAG GTTGCTTCTATGACCTCCCTTTTGAAGCAGCAAAGGGCTGCACTTGACAAGCGGATCatgaagatttcagaactaggAATTCCTGTTTGA
- the LOC118032739 gene encoding uncharacterized protein isoform X4, giving the protein MLFCSGGGGGGCCTAAHLFKHWFQSWLRDYDSLQHLALILIYIQIGCSLIGSLGALYNGVLLINLAISLFALVAIESSSQRLGRTYAVLLFSSLLLDIAWFILFSRPIWDISSDDRGMFFVFSVKLTLAMQIIGFIVRLSSSLLWIQIYRLGVPYIDSLAPQEADFDLRSSFLSPTTPAAVARQCSDSDVVLGGSIYDPAYFSSLFEDGQDNKCLRGEEGATGKPQTV; this is encoded by the exons ATGTTGTTTTGtagcggcggcggcggcggcggatGTTGTACTGCCGCTCATCTCTTCAAACACTGGTTTCAGAGTTGGCTTCGCGATTACGACTCTCTCCAACATTTGGCCCTAATTCTCATTTACATTCAG ATTGGTTGCTCATTGATTGGATCCCTTGGAGCTTTGTACAACGGCGTCTTGCTCATTAATTTGGCTATCTCTTTGTTCGCCCTCGTTGCCATTGAGAGCAGCAGTCAGCGCCTTGGACGCACCTACGCTGTCCTccttttttcctctcttctccTCGACATTGCCTGGTTCATCCTCTTCTCTCGCCCCATCTG GGACATTTCCTCAGACGACCGTGGAATGTTCTTCGTCTTTTCAGTGAAACTCACTCTGGCAATGCAAATCATTGGTTTTATAGTGAGGTTGTCATCCTCATTGTTATGGATTCAGATCTACAGATTGGGCGTTCCTTATATAGATAGTTTGGCTCCTCAAGAAGCTGATTTCGATCTAAGAAGTAGTTTTCTCAGTCCAACAACTCCTGCTGCTGTTGCTAGACAGTGCTCGGATTCTGATGTTGTTTTAGGGGGTTCCATTTATGATCCAGCTTATTTCTCATCTCTCTTTGAAGACGGACAAGACAACAAATGTCTCCGTGGG GAGGAGGGTGCAACAGGCAAGCCTCAAACTGTTTGA